The stretch of DNA CTGCAGCAACGCGGACAGCGCTACGGCGCGGGGCATTTGATCGACATCCTGCGCGGCAAGAGCACCGACCGCACGCGGCAGCACGACCACGAATCGCTGAGCGTGTTCGGCGTGGGACAGGACATTTCCGAGCAGACCTGGCGCGGCGTGCTGCGCCAGTTGCTGGCGCAAGACCTCCTGATGGTCGACGGCGAGGGCTACGGCACCTTCGCCCTGACCGAAGCCAGCCGGGCCGTGCTCAAGGGCGAACGCAAGATCATGCTGCGCCGCGACCTGGAAAAGAGGGAAAAAACACCGCGCGGGGGCGCGCGCGGCAAGGCCCCGGCGGTGGACCTGCCGGCCGAAGCGCTGCCCTTGTTCGAAACCCTGCGCGCCTGGCGCGGCGAAGTAGCCAAGAGCCACGGCGTACCGGCCTATGTGATCTTCCACGACGCCACGCTGCGCGAGATCGCCATGGCGCGGCCGGCAACGCTGGACGAACTGGGGCACATCAGCGGCGTGGGCGCGCGCAAACTCGAAGCCTACGGCGCGGACATCCTCGGTCAGGTGCGCTGACAGACACGCAGGGCGTCAGCCTCGCGCCTTGCCGAACACCGTGCGGTAGGTCAACACATTGAACACCAGCACCACCGGCACGCCGACGATCGCGCCGGCCAGGGTCATGCGCATCGAGGCCACCGAGCCCGCGCTGTCCCAAAGAGTCATGTCGTCCAGCACCAGGTAGGGAAAGAAGCTGTAGGCCAATCCGGCCAGCATCAACAGATAGAGCGCCACGCACAGGGTGAAAGGCAGCCAGCTGCGCTGCTGGTCGGGCTTGGATGCCAGTCGGGCCAGTGCGATTTCCATGCCGACGAAACACATCAGCATCACGGCCCACATCGTGGCTGCGAAACCCAAGTGCTGCACGTCGCTCCATTTGGCGAACACGCCCGAGTTGACCAGGCCCAGCGTCACGGCGATTGCCACCATGCCCACCGCCGTCCAGCGCACGGTATGGCGCGCCCAGACGATCGCGCGGCGCTGCAGCTCGCCCTCGACCCGCATCACCAGCCAGCAGGCGCCCAGCAGCGCATAAGCCGCCACGGCGCACACACCCACGAATAACGAAAAACCCAGGTAGCCCGCGTCCGCCTGGTAGCTGGTGACGATTCGACCCAAGGCCGCCCCCTGCCCCAGCGCCGCCAGCAGCGACCCCAACCAAAAGCCCAGTATCCAGCGCGGCTTGCGCTCGGTGCTGGCACGCAGGCGGAACTCGAAAGCCACGCTGCGCAGCATCATGCCCAGGGTCATGCAGGCCAGGGGACCATAAAGATTGCCCAGCACGGGTCCCCAGGCAAAAGGGAAAGCCGCGCAGAACAGGCCCACGCCCAGCAACGGCCAGAATTCATTGGCATCGCGCCAGGCACTGAGCATGGACAGCATCTGCGGCCGCAATTCCGCCGGCGCCAGCTGCAGCAGCAGCCCCACGCCGATGTCAAAGCCATCGAACACCAGGGCTGCCGCGATCAGCAGCAGCAAAATGACCATGAAGACCAGGGGCATCCAGAAGGCCGGATCACTGATCGCGAGTCCCTGCGAAGCGGCCAGTTCGGCGATCATGCGGGGGCTCCCGTCGTCTTGCGCACCGGCACCACGCCGTAGCGCACCGCGTGCAACAGCATGCCCACGAAGGCCGAGATCAGCACCCCGTACAACGCACCATAGCCCGCGATACCGAGCAGCAAGATACCCGAAGCCGTCGGACTGAACACGTCGCTCAGGTTGATGCTGCGGTTGACCGCGAAGGGCAGCAGTCCCACCAGCGACACGCACCAACCCAGAACCACCAGCGCAGCGCCTGAGAAACTCATGCCCACCAGCATCTTGCGCCAGCGCGCTCCCAGCACCGACAAGTCCATGTGCCGCCTCAGGGTGCGAATCAAGGTCAGCACCGACGCCAGGCCCATCAACGTGGCCAGCAGCACCGAGGCGCGCAGCAGCCAGAACGACAGGGCAACCGGCGGACGCGGGCCGGTGAACTTGTCCAGCCCGAGATAGCCCTTGCTGTCGCGTCCCAGCCAGCGCCCGCCTGCGCCGTGGATGGCCAGCAGAACGCGGTTGGTCTGGGTGCGCGCGTCGGGCCAGCCCAACAGGATCAGTTCGGGTTCGTCGCCGCTGTGCCAATAACCCGCCAAAGCAGCGGCCTTGACCGGCTGATAGCGGCTGATGACATCGCCCATGCCCGAGGCCGCCAGGGCCTGCAGCAGGGAGGCCAGCACCGCAACGATCAAGGCTGTCTTGAAAGCGCAGCGCTCGCCGTCGCCGGGCGGGCGGCGCAGGGCCTGCAGCGCGGCAACGCCCATGATCATGAAGGCCGCGGCCAGCGCCGCGCCCAGCACGATCAGCAGCAGGGTCCAGCCGAAAGAAGGATTGAAGATCACCTGCAGCCAGTCATAGACCTGGTAGCGCCCGTCCACCATGGCGACGCCGTCGGGAGTCTGCATCCAGGAATGCACCGCCGCCAGCCAGGCCACGGCCAGGAACAGGCCCAGGGCCACCATGAAGACGGATAAGGTATGGACGGTGTCGGATACCCGCCGCTGGCCGAACAACATCACGCCCAGGAAGCAAGACTTCAGCACGAACACCGACAGCACGGCATAGCCCAGCAGCGGTCCGGCCACATTGCCGATCTTGTCCATGAGGCCGCCCCAGAGGCTGCCGAGCTGGGCCAGTACCGGCAGGCAGCCGGCCAGGGCCAGGACAAAGCACAGGGCGAAGATGCGCACCCAGAACCGGTAGGCCGCCGTCCAGCCAGCGTCGCCGGTCAGCCGGGCACGCAGCTTGAAAAACAGCAGCATCCATGAAAGCGCCAAGGCCAGAGCCATGAACAGCGCCAGAAAACTGAAGCTGGCCAGAAATTGGATCTCGGCCAGCAGGAGCGGGGTCATATCCATGATGGGCGCTAGTGTAGAGCCTGTTATGCAACGCGGATGACCGGGCCGCGCGCGGCCCGCAACGGTCTCGGGCCGCTCTCGGCGCGCGGACGTGGCAAAATTGACTCTTTGTTGCCGTTTTTCACCGAAAGCATGACCACTCCTGGCAAACTCAGCGACGCAAAACCGACGCCCGACGTATCCGGCAACGTAGCTGTCAACTACGCGGCCAGCAACTTCCTGCGCCCCATCATCGAGGCCGACCTGGCGGCCGGCCGCTATCAGGGCAAGCGCTGGTCCGGCCACCCCGGCCCGGCCACCTCGCAAAACCAGGGCCAGCCCGACCCGGCCAGGATCCGCACCCGCTTCCCGCCCGAGCCCAACGGCTATCTGCACCTGGGCCACGCCAAGAGCATCTGCGTGAATTTCGGACTGGCCGGCGAGTTCGGCGGCGTCTGCCACCTGCGCTTTGACGACACCAACCCCGAGAAGGAAGACCAGGAGTACGTCGACGCCATCGCCGAGGCCGTGCATTGGCTGGGCTTTGACTGGAAGGCCGATGGCAACGACAACCGGTACTACGCCAGCGACTACTTCGACTGGATGTACGAATTCGCTGAAGCGCTGATCCAGGCCGGGCATGCCTATGTGGACGCGCAGACCCCCGACCAGATCCGCGCCAACCGCGGCACCCTGACCGAGCCGGGCGTGAACTCGCCCTGGCGCGAGCGCCCCGCCGCCGAGTCGTTGGCCCTGCTGCGCGAGATGCGCGACGGCCAGCACCCGGACGGCAGCCTGGTGCTGCGCGCCAAGATCGACATGGCCTCGCCCAACATCAACCTGCGCGACCCGGTCATCTACCGCGTGCGCCACGCCCATCATCATCGCACCGGCGACGCGTGGTGCATCTATCCCATGTACACCTACGCGCATCCCATCGAGGACGCGCTCGAAGGCATCACGCACAGCATCTGCACGCTGGAATTCGAAGACCAGCGCCCTTTCTACGATTGGCTGCTGGCCCGCCTGGCCGAACTGGGCAAGCTGAACCGGCCGCTGCCGCGCCAGTACGAATTCGCCCGGCTGAACGTGACCTACGTGGTCACCAGCAAACGCAAGCTGCTGCAACTGGTCAGGGAAGGCCATGTCGACGGCTGGGACGACCCTCGCATGCCCACCCTTTTCGGCCTGCGCCGGCGCGGCTACACGCCCTCGGCCATACGCCTGTTCTGCGACCGCACGGCCGTGTCCAAGTCCGATTCGCGCATCGAATACAGCCTGCTGGAGCAGGCCGTGCGCGACGACCTCGACCCTGTCGCGGCGCGCTCGGTCGCCGTGCTGGATCCGATCAAGCTGGTCATCACCAACTACCCAGAAGGCCAGTCGGAGATGTGCCAGGCCCCATGCAACCCGCATGCGCCCGAGGCCGGCAACCGCGAATTCCCCCTGACGCGCGAACTCTGGATCGAACGCGACGATTTCCGCGAGGAAGCGCCCAAGAAGTACTTCCGGCTCTTTCCCGGCAACCTGGTGCGCCTGAAGTACGGCTATGTGATCAAATGCACCGGCTGCACCAAAGATGCCGCGGGCAATGTCGTCGCGGTGCAGGCCGAATACTTGCCCGAGACCCGCAGCGGCACCCCCGGCGCCGATAGCGTCAAGGTCAAGGGCAACATCACCTGGGTCAGCGCGGCGCATGCCGTGCCGGCCATCGTGCATCTGTACGATCGCCTCTTCGCCGATCCGATGCCCGATGCCGGCGACAAGGATTTTCTCGCCTGCCTGAACCCCAACTCGCGCCAGACTGTGCGCGCCTGGCTGGAGCCCGGCACGGTGGCCGCCCCCGGTGCCACCTGGCAGTTCGAGCGCCTGGGCTACTTCACGGCCGACCGCATTACCTCCACACCAGAAGCGCCCGTGCTCAACCGCATCGTCACGCTGCGCGATTCGTGGGGGGTTTGATGGGCGACGAATTTGCCTTGGATTTCAAAAGCGCCACGCTCTACACCGTGCGCCTGATGCTGCACAGCGCCGACCCCGCGCGCATCGAGGCGGCGCTGACGCAACGCATGAAGGATGCCGGCGGATTCTTCGAGAACGAACCCGTCGTCGTCGACGCCAGCCGCATCGAGGACGGCATGGTGGACTGGCCACGCCTGCTGGCCGCCTTGCAGGACCACAAGCTGCCCGTCATCGGTGTCGTGGCCGAATCAGGCAATCTGCAGGCCGCTCGCGCGGCGGGCCTGGTGCCGGTAGACCTGTCCACCACGGCGCCACGTGCGGCGATCGCGCAACCGGCCCCGGCCGAGCCTGCCCAAGCGCAACAGCCGCCCGCCGCCGCGCAGGAACTCTCCGCCGAGGCGCCCGCGCCCGCCACCGCGGCCATGATCGTCAACCGCCCCCTGCGCTCGGGCCAGCGCATCTACGCACGCAACACCGACCTGGTGGTGATAGGCATGGTGAGCCAGGGCGCCGAGGTCATCGCCGACGGCAATGTGCATGTGTACGGACCGCTGCGCGGCAAGGCCATGGCCGGCGCGCGCGGCGACACCTCGGCCCGCATCTTCACCACGCAGCTCGATCCCGAACTGTTGGCGGTGGCCGGCGTCTACCGGGTGATCGAGGAAAAGCTCGACGCCCAGGTGCACGGCAAGCCGGCGCTGGTCTGGCTGCAAGGCGAAACCCTGAAAATCGAAGCGCTGGGCGAATAGAAGAAAATACCCCCATACTGCGTCTTTCAGGCCTGCCGCCCGCCTCGCGAACCGCGCGCCGCCCGGACTTGGCCAGGCACAGCCCCCCTAAGGGGCGCTTCGGGTTTGGACGGCCCGGCGGCAAAGCGGGATGCACCCGTGAACAGAAGGTATGCCCGCCACACATTTGGAAAAAAGCCTGCGGTGCTTTTTGCTTTACCATAACTCGGTTTTTTCATCAGTGAATTTCATAATTAAAGGGACCCAACGGTCATGACACGCATCGTGGTGGTGACTTCCGGCAAGGGCGGCGTGGGCAAGACCACGACCAGCGCCAGCTTCTCTTCCGGCTTGGCCATGCGCGGCCACAAGACCGCCGTGATCGATTTCGACGTGGGCCTGCGCAACCTGGACCTCATCATGGGCTGCGAACGCCGCGTGGTGTACGACTTCGTCAACGTCATCCAGGGCGAGGCCTCGCTCAATCAGGCCCTCATCAAGGACAAGCAGCTCGAAAACCTCTTCGTGCTGCCCGCCTCGCAAACCCGCGACAAGGATGCGCTCACCCAGGAGGGCGTGGGCAAGGTCATGGACGACCTCAAGGAAATGGGCTTTGACTACATCGTCTGCGACTCGCCCGCCGGCATCGAGACGGGCGCGCTCATGGCCGCCTACTTCGCCGACGACGCGCTGGTGGTGACCAACCCCGAGGTTTCCTCGGTGCGCGACTCGGACCGCATCCTGGGCATCCTGGCCGCCAAGTCCAAGCGCGCCGTCGACGGCGTCGAGCCGGTCAAAGAATACCTGCTTCTCACCCGCTACAACCCCAAACGCGTCAGCGAAGGCGAAATGCTCTCGCTCACCGACATCGAGGACATCCTGCGCATCAAGCTCATCGGCGTGATCCCCGAGTCCGAGTCAGTGCTGCAGGCGTCCAATCAGGGCTTGCCCGCCATTCACCTGAAAGGCACCGACGTGGCCGAGGCCTACCAGGATGTGGTCGCGCGCTATCTGGGCGAGGAACGTTCCCTGCGCTTTACCGACTACAACAAGCCGGGACTGCTCAAGCGCTTTTTCGGGGGGAAATGACCCATGGCCTTTCTGTCTCTGTCCAGCCTGTTCGGCCAGAAGAAGAACACCGCGTCGGTCGCCAAGGAACGCCTGCAGATCATCCTGGCGCACGAGCGCTCGGCGGGCCAGAGCGCCGCGCCCGACTACCTGCCTCAGCTGCAGCAGGAGCTCATCGCGGTGATCTCCAAGTACGTCAAGATCAATCCCGAAGACATCAAGGTCAACGTCGAGCGGGAGGACAACCTCGAAGTGCTGGAAGTCAAGATCGAGATGCCGCAGGCCGGAGTCTGAACCCTGCCGTCAGAGCTGCCGCGCCCCCCGCGCGGCGGGCGGATAGGCTTGGCCGATCAGCTGCGACAGCCACTGCATGAACACGCGCAGCCGCAAGGGCGCGTGCCGCCGGTCCGCGTAAAGCAGTGTCACCGGCAGCGGCGCGGCCCGCCAGTGCGGCATCACTTCCCGCAGTGCCCTCGAAGCCAGATGATCCCGCAGGCCATAGGCCGGCGCCTGGATCATGCCCAGTCCGGCCAGACAGGCTGCCTGATAGGCATCCACCCCGTTGACCGTCAGCACACCGCCCATGGGCACGTGCGCATAGCGCTCGCCGTCGAAATACTGCCAGCCCGGGTCGCGCGCGCTCGGCGCCGCCGCGTACATGACCAGCCGATGCTGGCGCAGATCGTCCAGCGTGCGCGGCTCGCCGAATTTTTCGAGATAGCGCGCGCTGGCGCAGTTGACCTGCGGCAGCGCGCCCAAGGGCCGGGCGATCAGCGTCGACTCACGTACCGCACCGACCCGCAGCACGCAGTCGAAACCCTCGCGCAGCAGGTCCACGGATCGATCGGTGGTCGACAGATCCAACTCCAGGCCGGGATGCTGCTCGAAAAAAAACGGCAAATGAGGAATCACCAGCGCACAGGCCAGCGAATGCGGCATGTCCACCCGCAGCCGGCCGCTGACGGTCTTGTCCGTGGAAAACAGCGAGTCCAGTTCGCCGATGTCGGCCAGGATGTCCTTGCAGCGATCCAGGCACATGCGGCCTTCCTGTGTCAGCGCCACACGGCGCGTGGTGCGCGTGAACAGGCGCGCGCCCAGCCGGGCTTCCATCTGCTTGACGGCGTTGGACACCGAGGCCTTGGGCACGCCCAGGATGTCGGCCGCCTGCGTGAAACTGGCAGTTTCCGCGGCCTGGACAAAAAGCCGCATCGCATCGTAGTGATTCATGGTCGAGGTGGCGCGATAGGTTTATTGTTATTTTTTCTTGAACAGAAAAAACATTTTTACCTTATTTATCCATTCAAATCATCCAATTAAGATGCACTCCACCGCCCCCGCTTCCAGGGCGCATCCCACCAGGAGTCATCCATGTCCCGCAAGATCCTGCTCATCACCGGCGCCAGCCGCGGTCTGGGCAAAAGCACTCTGCTGCATGCCGCCCGCCGCGGCATCGACGCCCTCTTCACCTACAACAGCAACCAGACCGAGGCCGACAAGGTCGTGGCCGAAGCCGCCGCCCTGGGTGCCCGTGCCGTGGCCTTGCAGCTCAATGTGGAAGAGGTCGGCTCATTGCCCGCCTTCGCCCGCCAGGTCAAGGAAACGCTGGCCCGCCACTGGCAGCGCGAAAATTTCGACTACCTGGTCAACAACGCCGGCACCGGCGTCAACGCCAGCGTGGCCGAGACCACCGAAGCGCAGTTCGATGCCATGCTGCGCCAGCACCTGAAGGGTCCGTTCTTCCTCGTCCAGGCACTGCTGCCGCTCATTGCCGACGGCGGGCGTATCGTCAATCTGTCCAGCGGCCTGACCCGCTTCTCGCTGCCAAGCTTTGCCGCCTATGCGTGCATGAAGGGCGGCGTGGAAGTGCTGACGCGCTATTTGGCCCAGGAACTGGGGCCGCGCGGCATCGCGGTCAATACCGTGGCCCCGGGGGCTATCGAGACCGACTTCGGCGGCGGCGCGGTGCGCGACAACACCCAGATGAATGCAGCCATCGCGCGGCAGACACCCCTGGGCCGCGTCGGCCTGCCGGACGACATCGGCGGCGCCATCTCGATGCTGCTGGCCGACGAAAACCGCTGGATCAACGCGCAGCGGATCGAGGTATCGGGCGGCATCCACTACTGATCCGCCTGCGCCCCCTGAAAGTAAAAACGCCCGAGACCTGAGCCTCGGGCGTCGTGGCTTGGGTGCGACAGATTAGTGGGTGAGCAGATCGCCGATGAGACCGCCGGCCGCCGCACTCCCCACGGTGGCGACCGCGCCGCCGAAGATGACGGCGCCGGCAACGGCGCCGATGGCGGCGCCACCTATCGTGGCCCGGGCATTGGGACTCATGCTGTCCCAGGTGGCGCAGCCCGACAGGGATGCCGCCAGCAGAACGACGAGACTCAGCCGGGAAAAAGTACGGACGGACATGGTGGGTGCTCCCGCTTCACTTTGATACTTAAAGTATTACATTAAGTTCGTTCGCAAGCCAAATGTCGGACCGGCAATTTGTATCCAACTCTGTATTTTTAACAATTATTTCAAGGCCTTGTAGCGCAACCGCCGGGGTTTGGCACCCTCTTCGCCCAGGCGCTTCTTCTTGTCGGCCTCGTATTCCTGATAGTTGCCGTCGAAAAACACGACCTGCGAATCCCCCTCGAAGGCCAGAATGTGCGTGGCGATGCGGTCCAGGAACCAGCGGTCGTGGCTGATGACCATGATGCTGCCGGGAAACTCGAGCAGGCCGTCTTCCAGCGCACGCAGGGTTTCCACGTCCAGGTCGTTGGAGGGTTCGTCCAGCAGCAGCACGTTGCCGCCGGCGATCAGTGTCTTGGCCATGTGCAGGCGGCCGCGTTCGCCGCCGGACAGTTGGCCCACCACCTTGCTCTGGTCGCTACCTTTGAAGTTGAAGCGGCCCAGGTAGGCGCGCGAGGACATCTCGAACTTGCCCACGGTGAGCAGATCGGCGCCGTCGGCGATCGCGTTGAACACCGTCTTCTTGTCTTCCAGTTCGTCGCGCGACTGGTCGACGTAGGCCAGTTTGACCGTCTGACCGATCTTGACCTCGCCCGAATCGGGCTGCTCGCGGCCGGCGATCATGCGAAACAGCGTGGACTTGCCCGCGCCGTTGGGGCCGATGATGCCGACGATGGCGCCGGGCGGCACCTTGAAGCTGAGGTTGTCGATCAGCAGGCGGTCGCCGTAGGCCTTGCTCACGCCGTCGAACTCGATGACCTCGTTGCCCAGGCGCTCGCCCACGGGGATGAAGATTTCCTGGGTCTCGTTGCGCTTTTGGTATTCGTAGGACGACAGCTCTTCGAAGCGGGCAATGCGCGCCTTGGCCTTGGCCTGGCGGCCCTTGGGGTTCTGGCGCACCCATTCCAGCTCTTTCTTGATCGTCTTCTGGCGGGCCGATTCGCTGGCCTCTTCCTGCTTCAGGCGCGCGTCCTTCTGCTCCAGCCAGGAACTGTAGTTGCCCTTCCAGGGAATGCCGTGGCCGCGGTCCAGCTCCAGGATCCATTCGGCGGCATTGTCCAGGAAGTAGCGGTCGTGGGTCACGCCCACCACGGTGCCGGGGAACTTGTGCAGAAACTGCTCGAGCCATTCCACGCTTTCCGCGTCCAGGTGGTTGGTGGGTTCGTCCAGCAGCAGCATGTCGGGCTTGGACAGCAGCAGACGGCACAGTGCCACGCGGCGTTTTTCGCCGCCAGACAGCACGCCGACATTGGCGTCCCAGGGCGGCAGGCGCAGCGCGTCGGCGGCAATTTCCATCTGGTGTTCGATGTCGTCGGCGCCGCTGGAGGCGGCCGCCGCGATGACGGCTTCCAACTCGGCCTGCTCGGCGGCCAGCTTGTCGAAATCGGCATCGGGTTCGGCGTAAGCGGCGTAGACCTCGTCCAGGCGCTTTTTGGCGGCCATCGCCGCGCCCAGCCCCTCTTCCACCGCCTGGCGCACGGTGTGCTCGGGATTGAGTTGCGGCTCCTGCGGCAGGTAGCCGATGTTCAGGCCCGGCAGAGGAATGGCTTCGCCTTCGATTTCCTTGTCCACGCCGGCCATGATCTTGAGCAGGGTGGACTTGCCCGAGCCGTTCAGGCCCAGCACGCCGATCTTGGCGCCAGGGAAAAAGGACAGAGAAATGTCGCGCAGGATCTGGCGCTTGGGCGGCACGATCTTGCCGACGCGATTCATGGTGTAGACGTATTGGGCCATCGCGGATCGGTAGGAAAATTGCGGAGAAGGCCGCATTTTAGGCTGTCCGCCCGGACGGCATGAATCACGCAGGATCGGCTGACCGCCGGATCGCCCTCAAAGGCCACACAAGGAAATGATATAATATTCCAAAATAATCTTTTCCAACCCCGCCTCCTACGCCCAACGCCATGTTCCGACTACGTCTTGCCGCCTGGCTCGCCGCCGGCCTGTCTTTGCTGCCCGCCTGCGCTGGGGCCGCCCCCGTCGCCATCGTCGCCGCCGAGAACTTCTACGGCGATCTCGCTCAGCAGATCGGCGGGCGCGACGTGACCGTCACCAGCATCCTGCAATCGCCCGACCAGGACCCGCATCTATTCGAAGCATCGCCCTCGACGGCGCGCAGCATCGCCACCGCGCAGATCGTCGTGCAAAGCGGCATAGGCTACGACGACTGGATGGCCAAGCTGGCTCAGGCATCCCGTGCCGGCGCGCCGAAATTGCTCGTGGTCGCGCCCCTTGCCGCACGCCGGGACGGCGACAACCCGCACATCTGGTACGACCCGCAGACCATGCTCACCTACGCAGCCGTGCTGACTGAAAGACTGGCCGCGGCCGACCCTGCGCACGCGGCCGATTTCCGCAAGCGGCTGGCCGGCTTTCAAGCCTCCATGCACCCCGTGCTGGAGAAGATCGCGGCCTTGCGCACGCAATATTCCGGCACGCCGGTCACGGCCACCGAGCCCGTGTTCGGCTATTTGATGGACGCAGTAGGCCTGCGCAACCGCAATGCCGCGTTCCAGGTCGCGGTGATGAACGACACCGAACCCAGCGCCTCGGACTTGGCCGCCTTCGAACAAAGCCTGCAGACGCGCGCCGTTAAACTGCTGGTCTACAACAGTCAGGCCACCGATCCCCTGGCCGACCGCATGAAGACCGTTGCCCAGCATTCCGGCGTTTCCGTACTTGCCGTCACCGAGACCGAACCGCAAGGCATGACCTACCAGTCCTGGATGCTGGACGTACTGAACAAACTGCAGCAGGCCCTGGCGAAATAAATGCCGACCAACGCCATCGAACTGGAACACCTGCGCCTGGTCCTGGGAGGCCGGCTCGTGCTGGACGATGTGAGCCTGGAAATCGGCGCGCGTGAATTCGTCGGCGTGCTGGGCGCCAACGGCGCCGGCAAGACCACCCTCATGCGCGCGCTGCTGGGCCTGATCGAACCGGCAAGCGGAAGCATCCGTGTACTGGGCGAAGCCGCGCGGCGCGGCAACCCGGCCATCGGCTATCTGCCGCAGACGCGCAGCGCCCTGCCCGGCGTGCGTCTGAGCGGCTGGCACATGGTGGCCTGCGC from Bordetella sp. FB-8 encodes:
- a CDS encoding LysR family transcriptional regulator codes for the protein MNHYDAMRLFVQAAETASFTQAADILGVPKASVSNAVKQMEARLGARLFTRTTRRVALTQEGRMCLDRCKDILADIGELDSLFSTDKTVSGRLRVDMPHSLACALVIPHLPFFFEQHPGLELDLSTTDRSVDLLREGFDCVLRVGAVRESTLIARPLGALPQVNCASARYLEKFGEPRTLDDLRQHRLVMYAAAPSARDPGWQYFDGERYAHVPMGGVLTVNGVDAYQAACLAGLGMIQAPAYGLRDHLASRALREVMPHWRAAPLPVTLLYADRRHAPLRLRVFMQWLSQLIGQAYPPAARGARQL
- the ettA gene encoding energy-dependent translational throttle protein EttA; amino-acid sequence: MAQYVYTMNRVGKIVPPKRQILRDISLSFFPGAKIGVLGLNGSGKSTLLKIMAGVDKEIEGEAIPLPGLNIGYLPQEPQLNPEHTVRQAVEEGLGAAMAAKKRLDEVYAAYAEPDADFDKLAAEQAELEAVIAAAASSGADDIEHQMEIAADALRLPPWDANVGVLSGGEKRRVALCRLLLSKPDMLLLDEPTNHLDAESVEWLEQFLHKFPGTVVGVTHDRYFLDNAAEWILELDRGHGIPWKGNYSSWLEQKDARLKQEEASESARQKTIKKELEWVRQNPKGRQAKAKARIARFEELSSYEYQKRNETQEIFIPVGERLGNEVIEFDGVSKAYGDRLLIDNLSFKVPPGAIVGIIGPNGAGKSTLFRMIAGREQPDSGEVKIGQTVKLAYVDQSRDELEDKKTVFNAIADGADLLTVGKFEMSSRAYLGRFNFKGSDQSKVVGQLSGGERGRLHMAKTLIAGGNVLLLDEPSNDLDVETLRALEDGLLEFPGSIMVISHDRWFLDRIATHILAFEGDSQVVFFDGNYQEYEADKKKRLGEEGAKPRRLRYKALK
- a CDS encoding cytochrome d ubiquinol oxidase subunit II; this encodes MIAELAASQGLAISDPAFWMPLVFMVILLLLIAAALVFDGFDIGVGLLLQLAPAELRPQMLSMLSAWRDANEFWPLLGVGLFCAAFPFAWGPVLGNLYGPLACMTLGMMLRSVAFEFRLRASTERKPRWILGFWLGSLLAALGQGAALGRIVTSYQADAGYLGFSLFVGVCAVAAYALLGACWLVMRVEGELQRRAIVWARHTVRWTAVGMVAIAVTLGLVNSGVFAKWSDVQHLGFAATMWAVMLMCFVGMEIALARLASKPDQQRSWLPFTLCVALYLLMLAGLAYSFFPYLVLDDMTLWDSAGSVASMRMTLAGAIVGVPVVLVFNVLTYRTVFGKARG
- a CDS encoding glutamine--tRNA ligase/YqeY domain fusion protein, translated to MTTPGKLSDAKPTPDVSGNVAVNYAASNFLRPIIEADLAAGRYQGKRWSGHPGPATSQNQGQPDPARIRTRFPPEPNGYLHLGHAKSICVNFGLAGEFGGVCHLRFDDTNPEKEDQEYVDAIAEAVHWLGFDWKADGNDNRYYASDYFDWMYEFAEALIQAGHAYVDAQTPDQIRANRGTLTEPGVNSPWRERPAAESLALLREMRDGQHPDGSLVLRAKIDMASPNINLRDPVIYRVRHAHHHRTGDAWCIYPMYTYAHPIEDALEGITHSICTLEFEDQRPFYDWLLARLAELGKLNRPLPRQYEFARLNVTYVVTSKRKLLQLVREGHVDGWDDPRMPTLFGLRRRGYTPSAIRLFCDRTAVSKSDSRIEYSLLEQAVRDDLDPVAARSVAVLDPIKLVITNYPEGQSEMCQAPCNPHAPEAGNREFPLTRELWIERDDFREEAPKKYFRLFPGNLVRLKYGYVIKCTGCTKDAAGNVVAVQAEYLPETRSGTPGADSVKVKGNITWVSAAHAVPAIVHLYDRLFADPMPDAGDKDFLACLNPNSRQTVRAWLEPGTVAAPGATWQFERLGYFTADRITSTPEAPVLNRIVTLRDSWGV
- a CDS encoding SDR family NAD(P)-dependent oxidoreductase, with amino-acid sequence MSRKILLITGASRGLGKSTLLHAARRGIDALFTYNSNQTEADKVVAEAAALGARAVALQLNVEEVGSLPAFARQVKETLARHWQRENFDYLVNNAGTGVNASVAETTEAQFDAMLRQHLKGPFFLVQALLPLIADGGRIVNLSSGLTRFSLPSFAAYACMKGGVEVLTRYLAQELGPRGIAVNTVAPGAIETDFGGGAVRDNTQMNAAIARQTPLGRVGLPDDIGGAISMLLADENRWINAQRIEVSGGIHY
- the minE gene encoding cell division topological specificity factor MinE, whose amino-acid sequence is MAFLSLSSLFGQKKNTASVAKERLQIILAHERSAGQSAAPDYLPQLQQELIAVISKYVKINPEDIKVNVEREDNLEVLEVKIEMPQAGV
- the minC gene encoding septum site-determining protein MinC, producing MMGDEFALDFKSATLYTVRLMLHSADPARIEAALTQRMKDAGGFFENEPVVVDASRIEDGMVDWPRLLAALQDHKLPVIGVVAESGNLQAARAAGLVPVDLSTTAPRAAIAQPAPAEPAQAQQPPAAAQELSAEAPAPATAAMIVNRPLRSGQRIYARNTDLVVIGMVSQGAEVIADGNVHVYGPLRGKAMAGARGDTSARIFTTQLDPELLAVAGVYRVIEEKLDAQVHGKPALVWLQGETLKIEALGE
- a CDS encoding cytochrome ubiquinol oxidase subunit I translates to MDMTPLLLAEIQFLASFSFLALFMALALALSWMLLFFKLRARLTGDAGWTAAYRFWVRIFALCFVLALAGCLPVLAQLGSLWGGLMDKIGNVAGPLLGYAVLSVFVLKSCFLGVMLFGQRRVSDTVHTLSVFMVALGLFLAVAWLAAVHSWMQTPDGVAMVDGRYQVYDWLQVIFNPSFGWTLLLIVLGAALAAAFMIMGVAALQALRRPPGDGERCAFKTALIVAVLASLLQALAASGMGDVISRYQPVKAAALAGYWHSGDEPELILLGWPDARTQTNRVLLAIHGAGGRWLGRDSKGYLGLDKFTGPRPPVALSFWLLRASVLLATLMGLASVLTLIRTLRRHMDLSVLGARWRKMLVGMSFSGAALVVLGWCVSLVGLLPFAVNRSINLSDVFSPTASGILLLGIAGYGALYGVLISAFVGMLLHAVRYGVVPVRKTTGAPA
- the minD gene encoding septum site-determining protein MinD, whose product is MTRIVVVTSGKGGVGKTTTSASFSSGLAMRGHKTAVIDFDVGLRNLDLIMGCERRVVYDFVNVIQGEASLNQALIKDKQLENLFVLPASQTRDKDALTQEGVGKVMDDLKEMGFDYIVCDSPAGIETGALMAAYFADDALVVTNPEVSSVRDSDRILGILAAKSKRAVDGVEPVKEYLLLTRYNPKRVSEGEMLSLTDIEDILRIKLIGVIPESESVLQASNQGLPAIHLKGTDVAEAYQDVVARYLGEERSLRFTDYNKPGLLKRFFGGK